A genomic segment from Pseudomonas sessilinigenes encodes:
- a CDS encoding aldehyde dehydrogenase (NADP(+)) translates to MGLTGNMLIGGQAVPGTRDAIKAINPATDQVLEPGYPGGSREHVEQACALAWSAFDSYRETSLQERAAFLESIAEQIEALGDTLVDRAVAESGLPRLRIQGEVGRTCFQLRTFARTVRTGEWLDVRVDEALPERQPLPRPDLRQRHIALGPVAVFGASNFPLAFSVAGGDTASALAAGCPVIVKAHSAHPGTSELVGQAIQQAVAKHGLAPGVFALLFGSGVEIGTGLVSDPRIKAVGFTGSRSGGIALTQVAQARREPIPVYAEMSSINPVFLFEHALLNRGAALAEGFIASLNQGAGQFCTNPGLVIAIKGPALDAFLATARQAVERSPAQTMLTPGIFKAYRHGLQELASNADARLVGAGLEGTGPNQCQTHLFVTCARDFLEQPALQAEIFGSASLLVECDDIAQARQVAEHLEGQLTATLHLDEADTETARTLLATLERKAGRILVNGWPTGVEVCDAMVHGGPFPATSDARSTSVGTAAIARFLRPVCYQNFPDTLLQPAIQQANPLGLCRLVNGQRET, encoded by the coding sequence ATGGGTCTGACAGGAAATATGCTGATTGGCGGCCAAGCCGTGCCAGGTACTCGTGATGCGATCAAGGCCATCAACCCAGCCACCGACCAGGTACTGGAGCCGGGTTATCCCGGTGGCTCGCGCGAGCATGTCGAGCAGGCTTGTGCGCTGGCCTGGTCGGCCTTCGATAGCTACCGCGAAACCTCGCTGCAGGAGCGCGCGGCGTTCCTGGAAAGCATCGCCGAACAGATCGAGGCGCTGGGCGACACCCTGGTGGATCGCGCGGTGGCGGAATCGGGCTTGCCTCGCCTACGCATCCAGGGCGAGGTGGGCCGTACCTGCTTCCAACTGCGCACCTTCGCTCGCACAGTACGCACCGGCGAGTGGCTCGACGTGCGGGTCGATGAAGCGCTTCCCGAGCGCCAGCCACTGCCCCGCCCGGACCTGCGCCAGCGGCATATCGCCCTGGGCCCGGTCGCCGTGTTCGGCGCCAGCAACTTTCCCCTGGCCTTCTCCGTGGCCGGCGGCGACACCGCTTCGGCGCTGGCTGCCGGCTGCCCGGTGATCGTCAAGGCGCACAGTGCCCACCCCGGCACCAGCGAATTGGTGGGCCAGGCGATCCAGCAAGCCGTGGCCAAGCACGGCCTGGCACCGGGAGTGTTTGCGCTGCTGTTCGGCTCCGGCGTGGAAATCGGCACGGGCCTGGTCAGCGATCCCAGGATCAAGGCCGTGGGTTTCACCGGTTCGCGCAGCGGCGGCATAGCCTTGACCCAAGTGGCCCAGGCACGTCGCGAGCCGATCCCGGTGTATGCCGAGATGAGTTCGATCAACCCGGTCTTCCTGTTCGAGCATGCCCTGCTCAACCGTGGCGCGGCGTTGGCCGAGGGCTTTATCGCCTCCCTCAACCAGGGTGCCGGTCAGTTCTGCACCAACCCGGGACTGGTCATCGCCATCAAGGGCCCAGCCCTGGACGCCTTCCTCGCAACCGCCCGGCAGGCTGTCGAACGCAGTCCCGCCCAGACCATGCTGACGCCCGGAATCTTCAAGGCCTACCGCCATGGCCTGCAAGAGCTGGCCAGCAACGCCGACGCGCGCTTGGTGGGCGCAGGCCTTGAGGGCACGGGGCCAAACCAGTGCCAGACGCACTTGTTCGTCACTTGCGCCAGGGATTTTCTTGAGCAACCGGCCCTGCAGGCAGAGATCTTCGGCTCGGCCTCGCTGCTGGTCGAGTGCGATGACATCGCCCAGGCCAGGCAAGTGGCCGAACACCTGGAGGGCCAGTTGACCGCGACCCTGCATCTGGACGAGGCCGATACCGAGACCGCCCGGACCCTGCTGGCGACCCTGGAGCGCAAGGCCGGGCGCATCCTGGTCAATGGCTGGCCGACAGGCGTCGAAGTCTGTGACGCCATGGTCCACGGCGGGCCGTTTCCAGCCACCTCCGACGCCCGTTCCACGTCGGTCGGTACCGCCGCCATTGCCCGCTTCCTGCGACCGGTCTGCTATCAGAACTTCCCGGACACCTTGCTGCAACCGGCCATCCAGCAGGCCAATCCCCTGGGCCTTTGCCGCCTGGTCAACGGCCAGCGCGAAACCTGA
- a CDS encoding Ldh family oxidoreductase yields MSDLINLSLDQAFRLSNDVLANNGFCAAHAQAIARTITRGQADECHSHGLYRLLVCVKSMREGQVDPQALPTVTERSAAIVAADAHRAYSLLAFQTALPLLVQKARQVGVAAMVINNCFHFSALWPEIEAVTEHGLAALALTPSHSWVAPAGGSKPVFGTNPIAFGWPRVGHNPFVFDFATSAIARGDIELHRRANRPLPEHCAVDDQGQPTTDALAAMSGAMLTFGGHKGSALAAMVELLAGALINDMTSMESMAFDNGVGATPLHGELILAFDPQLFANGNAEEGARRAEEMFAAIVDQGARLPSQRRYDARRRSEEQGVFIPRALYEDILKLLDK; encoded by the coding sequence ATGTCTGACTTGATTAATCTGTCGCTCGACCAAGCCTTCCGACTGTCCAACGATGTACTGGCGAACAACGGCTTCTGCGCTGCCCACGCCCAGGCCATTGCCCGCACCATCACCCGCGGGCAGGCCGACGAATGCCACTCCCATGGGCTGTACCGGTTGTTGGTCTGCGTGAAGTCCATGCGCGAGGGCCAGGTCGACCCTCAGGCACTGCCGACTGTCACCGAGCGTTCCGCGGCCATCGTGGCCGCGGATGCGCACCGGGCCTACTCGCTGCTGGCATTTCAAACTGCGCTGCCGCTGTTGGTGCAAAAAGCCCGGCAGGTGGGTGTGGCGGCCATGGTCATCAACAACTGTTTCCACTTCTCGGCCCTATGGCCGGAAATCGAGGCCGTGACCGAACACGGGCTGGCAGCCCTGGCCCTCACGCCCAGCCATAGCTGGGTCGCCCCCGCCGGGGGCAGCAAGCCGGTCTTCGGCACCAACCCCATTGCCTTCGGCTGGCCGCGCGTGGGCCACAATCCCTTTGTCTTCGACTTCGCCACCAGCGCCATTGCCCGCGGCGACATCGAGCTGCATCGCCGGGCCAACCGCCCACTGCCCGAACATTGCGCCGTCGACGACCAGGGCCAGCCGACCACCGATGCGCTGGCCGCCATGTCTGGCGCCATGCTGACCTTCGGCGGCCACAAGGGTTCGGCCCTGGCGGCCATGGTGGAATTGCTGGCAGGTGCCCTGATCAATGACATGACCAGCATGGAGTCGATGGCCTTCGACAACGGCGTCGGCGCTACTCCCCTTCATGGGGAACTGATCCTGGCCTTCGACCCGCAGCTGTTCGCCAATGGCAACGCCGAGGAAGGCGCCAGGCGCGCCGAGGAGATGTTCGCCGCGATTGTCGACCAAGGCGCCCGCCTACCATCGCAACGTCGCTACGACGCCCGGCGGCGCAGTGAGGAACAAGGCGTGTTCATACCCAGGGCCCTGTACGAGGACATCCTCAAGCTGCTGGATAAATAA
- a CDS encoding HIT family protein, whose amino-acid sequence MPLISQRVELARNGANDKVICRMASGWAVMGDVQFLPGYCLLLPDPVVPSLNDLDEAARTTYLLDMARLGDAALQATGALRMNYEILGNSEPELHCHVFPRYASEPEHLRRMPVWFYDWKTAVAYSEEDHGQLRRRIAQLLGH is encoded by the coding sequence ATGCCGTTGATTTCGCAACGTGTTGAGTTGGCTCGCAATGGCGCCAACGACAAGGTGATCTGCCGCATGGCCTCCGGTTGGGCTGTCATGGGGGATGTGCAGTTTCTGCCGGGTTATTGCCTGTTGTTGCCCGACCCTGTGGTGCCGAGTCTCAACGATCTGGATGAAGCCGCCAGGACCACCTACCTTCTGGACATGGCTCGCCTTGGCGATGCCGCCTTGCAGGCCACTGGGGCCCTGCGCATGAATTATGAAATCCTCGGCAACTCAGAACCTGAGTTGCACTGTCATGTTTTCCCGCGTTACGCCTCGGAGCCGGAACACCTTCGCCGGATGCCAGTCTGGTTCTACGATTGGAAAACGGCCGTTGCCTACTCCGAAGAGGACCATGGCCAGTTGCGTCGGCGCATTGCCCAGCTACTGGGGCACTGA
- a CDS encoding suppressor of fused domain protein, giving the protein MRAQTTLLSKDRPLNFLQKLLSIFNKPAPAKSVPPLATPEPGPVDTPAHDQPSSAEQELIALMDAGAACLERHWQTIGTCEQDVLGFAISPSFMGGPHWPSTRQAYRIVRRPNSIILATEGLSDPFDDGEGQGNGFEMELFIETPDIPAHAQGPQGDVYPFADSWAFELLRCVANTVADAGGYVSRLERYGVLSLELPGVSQSRAMCEQLPEHFVSNDDCVGVLIGGPTASFPTYLPDMPLSPVTLVPVVVITASELEYLRNGGGPAREDLVARLNASGLGHVSHLQRASVI; this is encoded by the coding sequence ATGCGCGCCCAGACAACACTCTTGAGCAAGGATCGCCCGTTGAATTTCCTGCAAAAACTGCTTTCCATCTTCAATAAGCCCGCTCCTGCCAAATCCGTACCGCCCCTGGCCACGCCAGAGCCTGGCCCCGTCGACACCCCTGCCCACGACCAGCCAAGCAGTGCCGAGCAGGAGCTGATCGCATTGATGGACGCTGGCGCCGCCTGCCTCGAACGTCATTGGCAGACCATCGGTACCTGTGAGCAGGACGTGCTGGGCTTTGCCATCAGCCCAAGCTTCATGGGCGGCCCCCACTGGCCCTCCACCCGCCAGGCCTACCGCATCGTGCGTCGCCCCAACAGCATCATCCTGGCCACCGAGGGCCTGTCCGATCCATTCGACGACGGTGAAGGCCAGGGCAACGGCTTCGAAATGGAGCTGTTTATCGAGACACCGGATATTCCGGCCCATGCCCAGGGCCCGCAGGGGGATGTCTATCCCTTCGCCGACAGCTGGGCTTTCGAGTTGCTGCGTTGCGTGGCCAATACCGTGGCCGATGCCGGCGGCTATGTCTCGCGCCTGGAGCGTTATGGCGTGCTGTCCCTGGAGCTGCCCGGCGTCAGCCAGTCTCGTGCCATGTGCGAGCAGTTGCCCGAGCATTTCGTCAGCAACGACGACTGCGTCGGCGTATTGATTGGCGGTCCAACGGCCAGCTTCCCTACTTATCTGCCGGACATGCCGCTATCACCGGTGACCCTGGTGCCGGTGGTAGTGATCACCGCTTCGGAGCTGGAGTACCTGCGCAACGGCGGCGGCCCGGCCCGCGAAGACCTGGTCGCGCGCTTGAACGCGTCCGGCCTGGGCCACGTCAGCCACCTGCAACGCGCCAGCGTGATCTGA
- a CDS encoding tetratricopeptide repeat protein: protein MNRIVVLALLGGLLSGCQSATSVQNDSMVGLRCWHYRDQETISREMLDYIRRQGEAGNSMCQTLLATLYERGHGVAQDTARAKALYLSQAQTNPRAYHHLGRLDEQEADYVLARDHYQRAAAVGSKESILALARLMEEGKGGPQDLPGAQQMYFSVLKQSGDAAWKGIDRLRDQGLELNAEQQARYSQVWTASARSRLSLKLRLLQHRTLGKLKLGPDVKPVVVEVQFVPGSAEPRLKLLESSGDTSLDQTILQNLGSYRFVGQPIPQAGQEAWRVKAHIDPHAR from the coding sequence ATGAACAGGATTGTCGTCCTGGCACTGCTCGGCGGACTGCTCAGCGGCTGCCAGAGCGCTACCAGCGTGCAGAACGACTCCATGGTCGGCCTGCGCTGCTGGCACTACCGCGACCAGGAGACCATCTCCCGGGAAATGCTCGACTATATCCGCCGCCAGGGCGAAGCCGGCAACTCGATGTGCCAGACCCTGCTGGCCACCCTGTACGAACGCGGTCATGGAGTCGCGCAGGATACCGCCCGGGCCAAAGCCCTGTATCTCTCGCAGGCCCAGACAAACCCAAGGGCCTACCACCATCTCGGGCGCCTGGACGAACAAGAGGCCGACTACGTCCTGGCCAGGGATCACTACCAGCGTGCTGCGGCGGTGGGGAGCAAGGAAAGTATCCTGGCCCTGGCCAGGTTGATGGAAGAAGGCAAAGGCGGCCCGCAGGATCTTCCAGGCGCGCAGCAGATGTACTTCAGCGTTCTCAAGCAGAGCGGCGACGCTGCCTGGAAAGGCATCGACCGGCTGCGTGACCAGGGCCTGGAGCTCAATGCCGAGCAACAAGCGCGGTACAGCCAGGTCTGGACCGCCTCAGCCAGGAGCCGGCTCAGCCTCAAGCTGCGACTGCTCCAGCACCGAACGCTCGGCAAACTCAAGCTCGGACCTGATGTAAAGCCCGTGGTGGTCGAGGTGCAGTTCGTGCCCGGCTCCGCTGAGCCGCGGCTCAAGCTGCTGGAAAGCTCCGGCGACACGTCCCTGGACCAAACCATCCTCCAGAACCTGGGCAGCTATCGTTTTGTCGGCCAGCCGATCCCCCAGGCCGGCCAGGAGGCCTGGCGGGTAAAGGCCCATATCGACCCACATGCCAGATGA
- a CDS encoding amidase: MIEVTEVSIAQLRAALESGQTTAVELVQAYLARIDAYDGPATATALNAVVVRNPEALEEAQASDARRAKGQLLGPLDGIPYTAKDSYLVKGLTAASGSPAFKDLVAQRDAFTIERLRAGGAICLGKTNMPPMANGGMQRGVYGRAESPYNAQYLTAPFASGSSNGAGTATAASFSAFGLAEETWSSGRGPASNNGLCAYTPSRGVISVRGNWPLTPTMDVVVPYARTMADLLEVLDVVVAEDPDKRGDLWRLQPWVPIPAVAGVRPASYPQLAADAGALKGKRFGVPRMYINADAEAGTSAKPGIGGPTGQRIATRESVIELWRQARQALEAAGAEVLEVDFPLVSNCEGDRPGAPTVFNRGIVSQEFLHDELWELSGWAFDDFLRANDDPKLNRLADVDGPQIFPHDPGTLPNREDDLAAGMDEYVNMAKRGLKTWDQIATLADGLRGLEQTRKLDLEDWMDAQGLDAVLFPTVADVGPADADINPESADIAWSNGIWVANGNLAIRHLGVPTVTVPMGVMADIGMPVGLTFAGRAYDDANLLRLASAYESTGSKRLVPPRTPKLAAQ, from the coding sequence ATGATCGAAGTCACCGAAGTCTCCATTGCCCAACTGCGCGCCGCCCTCGAGTCCGGCCAGACCACTGCCGTGGAACTGGTCCAGGCCTACCTGGCGCGGATCGATGCCTACGACGGCCCCGCCACTGCCACCGCCCTCAACGCCGTGGTGGTGCGCAACCCCGAGGCTCTGGAGGAAGCGCAAGCCTCTGATGCCCGCCGCGCCAAGGGCCAGCTCCTCGGGCCACTGGACGGCATCCCCTACACCGCCAAGGACAGCTATCTGGTCAAGGGCCTGACCGCCGCATCCGGCAGCCCGGCCTTCAAGGACCTGGTGGCCCAGCGCGACGCCTTCACCATCGAGCGCCTGCGCGCCGGCGGCGCCATCTGCCTGGGCAAGACCAACATGCCGCCGATGGCCAACGGCGGTATGCAGCGTGGGGTCTATGGCCGCGCCGAAAGCCCCTACAACGCCCAGTACCTGACCGCACCCTTCGCCTCCGGCTCGTCCAACGGCGCCGGCACCGCCACCGCCGCCAGCTTCAGCGCCTTCGGCCTGGCCGAGGAAACCTGGTCCAGCGGTCGTGGCCCGGCCTCCAACAACGGCCTCTGCGCCTACACCCCCTCGCGCGGCGTGATCTCGGTGCGCGGCAACTGGCCGCTGACCCCGACCATGGACGTGGTAGTGCCTTACGCCCGGACCATGGCCGACCTGCTGGAAGTGCTGGACGTGGTAGTCGCCGAAGACCCGGATAAACGCGGTGACCTGTGGCGCCTGCAGCCCTGGGTGCCGATCCCGGCCGTGGCCGGCGTGCGCCCCGCTTCCTACCCGCAACTGGCGGCCGACGCCGGCGCCCTCAAGGGCAAGCGCTTCGGCGTGCCGCGCATGTACATCAATGCCGACGCCGAGGCCGGTACCAGTGCCAAGCCGGGGATCGGCGGCCCCACCGGCCAGCGCATCGCCACCCGCGAGTCGGTGATCGAGCTCTGGCGCCAGGCGCGCCAGGCCCTGGAAGCCGCTGGCGCCGAGGTGCTGGAAGTGGACTTCCCACTGGTGTCCAACTGCGAAGGCGATCGCCCCGGCGCGCCCACCGTGTTCAATCGCGGCATCGTCAGCCAGGAATTCCTCCATGACGAGCTGTGGGAGCTCTCGGGCTGGGCCTTCGACGACTTCCTGCGGGCCAACGACGATCCCAAGCTCAACCGCCTGGCCGATGTCGACGGGCCACAGATCTTCCCCCATGACCCGGGCACCCTGCCCAACCGCGAGGATGACCTGGCGGCAGGCATGGACGAGTACGTCAACATGGCCAAGCGCGGCCTCAAGACCTGGGACCAGATCGCCACCCTGGCCGATGGCCTGCGCGGCCTGGAGCAGACCCGCAAGCTCGACCTGGAAGACTGGATGGACGCCCAAGGGCTGGACGCGGTGCTGTTCCCCACCGTCGCCGACGTCGGCCCGGCGGATGCCGACATCAACCCCGAGTCGGCGGACATCGCCTGGAGCAACGGCATCTGGGTGGCCAACGGCAACCTCGCCATCCGCCACCTGGGCGTGCCCACCGTCACCGTGCCCATGGGCGTGATGGCGGACATCGGCATGCCAGTGGGCCTGACCTTCGCCGGCCGGGCCTATGACGATGCGAACCTGCTGCGCCTGGCCTCGGCCTACGAGTCCACCGGCAGCAAGCGCCTGGTACCGCCGCGCACGCCCAAGCTGGCCGCGCAGTAA